DNA sequence from the Deltaproteobacteria bacterium genome:
AGTTCAAGGATCTCGTTTGCGTCGCTGTTGATTTTTGTCAACTGCGCCATGGCGTCGATCTTACAATCGGTTATTTGTTCCACCTTCTTAGCGACAATGACCTTAGTGGTCTTCCCCCGCAACTCCTGAAGGCGTTTGCTCACAGCTTGGCGGCTTACCCCTATAATTCTTGCCGCCTCAGCTTGGCTTTTACCCCCGTCAATCAGCCTCAACAGCCGCCTGTCATTGATTGTGTTAGTTGACATAGTTGACATCTTGATTGACAAGTGATTTTCGCTCCCACTTGAACTTGAGTTCCCTCAGGAAATCATCGGCTTCATTTTGCTTGGCGGCCCCGAGGGATTGAGCGCATTGGCGGAGGTCTCCGTCCAGCGTGGGATCGTACTGGATCTCAAGCTCAGCCTTCAACTCGTCATAGCGCTTTTCCATTTTGTCGTGATGGAGGACAGCGCACGCCTCTTTGAGTTCTTTTTTGATTGCCGTTTCGCGTGAGCCAAGACCTTTAAGCGCCCATGTCAGGTCTTGGAGCTGGCCTTCCAGTTCCAATATTTCAGCCTTCGCCGCAGCAACCTTGCCCTCGGGAACCTTCTCGCCCATAATTTCACAGGCTAGAAGAGTTGGCATCGACCCCCGAAGACTCCTGAGCTTGCGCTCCGTCGCCTGCTGGACTACTTGGACCGACTCGATTTCTTTCGCTAATCGTCGAGCTAGCTCGATAACGTTGTTTGCTCCTTCAATGTCCATGATACACCCTCCTTCTCCTTTTGTTTTATCTTTCCTCTGTAAGCACCTGATTGTATATCAGGTAAGCCCTTGCCAGTACTGCGTTTGCGGGCGTTTTGTGACATAGTTTGACACTCATAATCATCCAGCCCGGTAATGCTTTTCCACGAAGCTAAAGACGTCTTCCGGCTTGAACCGCACAATGGTCCGTGTTCTCTCAGTTCCTTTGCCAGGGCACGGGATACGAACACAGGGAAGCCTGCCTTGCTCGGCCAGCTTGTACACAAGGGGCAAGCTGACCTTGAGCACCCGCCGCACGTCCTTGGCGTCCAACAACTCCATTATCCGTGTCCTCCTGAGGGAAAAGCATGCTTCCCGACAAAACCCCGGAAGGGGGGGGTGGGTACCCTTGAAACTGAAAATCGCCGAATCTCCACATATAAACCGATACGCCCACTCACACGTGAAATCCCTTTTCCCGAATTTTTACCCACCCTATCCCGTCCTCGGGGGCTGGTCCGAGGACACACCTGCATCTATTTTTCAAGGCGTGACCATTCGCCATCACGCCTTATTTTGATACCGTCAATTATCTTGTATTGCATTGCAAGCCCGTTGGGATTCGCATCGGTTGCCCACATTTTGCCGTCAACAATCTTGATTTGGTTCGGATATTTAGTTAACGACAAGTAAAGGCGGGCCACTTCCATCGTACACCTGCCTCCTACTGCCTCATCGCGGCCCACGGGCTTTTGTAAGGCGACAATAGCGGCTCCGGTAGTCAACCGATTATGAATTTTTTTGAGCAGGCCTCCGACCTTATAATGTTCATCATGTACTTCCAGGAAATCAATGATGTTCAAGCCATCCGGCATTATGGCATCGTGAAAATTCTCTGTCCGGTGTCGCATGGCTATTTTTTGCCAGCTTTCCAGGGGGGCATCGTACTTAGAAAGCCGTACTTTCAGCTCTGGCGCGTGAAGTTCGCTCGAAAAATAAAAAACCTTGTGTTTATCCATATTCAATCGCGATAGGTTAAAGAGAAACGCTGTTTTCCCTGCGCTTTTCTCCCCGGCCAGAATCGCCACATTTCCGGGCATAAGTGAGACAAACTGTTCAATCTGAAAGGGCCATGCAATGTCCATCGCGTTAGACGACGCATTTAGGAAATCAATCGTCTCGGATTCAGTCTCAATACGGCGGAAACATCCGTTCTTTGCCCCGCATCTTTCGATAACTCCCTCATCGACCAGACGGCTCAGAGTTTTGGAAATTTGCTTCCTGTCGTCACGATGACGACACTTTGACGACAAACCCAAAAAATTGACGACATCTGACGACAAAAAGGCCCCGTATGACGACACTACGAAGGCCTTAACCTCGCTTGCAAGGCTCTTTTCTTGGGTGTTTTTTCGACTTAGGGCAGACTGAATTTTGCGCTCGGTTTCCTTTTCGGTAAACGGCGGAGAACATTTTGACGCGAAGAAATTTAGATAAATTTCAATATCTTTTCGAGGCATGTTGCCTTTGACTAGATGGTGCGCAAGATGGAAAAGACTGACGTCCCGGCCCGGTTCATCAAAGCGTATGGCGACACTTGACGACACCTCAGAATCAGCATTTTTATGACGACACCCGTATAAGGAAATAGAGTTATTTATATTGGCATCATTTTCTATATACTTGCTGGCCTCCTGACCTGGCTCTGGCAAAAACTCAAAATCAGAGATATCGTATGCCCTGCCTGCATCTGCGTGGCATTTGACGGGTCTCGGTTTTTTGTACACAGGTTTAACGTTTTGTGTGTCTGGTAGGCGCAGGACGTGTGAGGCATCGCAAACGTTCAGATCTGCGTGTAGGCTTGTAGCCAATTGCCTGTTTAGTGCTTCGACGGCTTCGATATCCTCTTTGCCGTACCTTTCCTTGAACATCCAGTAGACATGATACCCACCCCCGGATTGCACTAAAAAGGTGGGCCGCAAAGGGAAGTCGTGCAGGTGTTTGTCCGCATCTGCCTTTTTGGTGGTTTTGAAGTCAATATCAGCCCAGACGCAAGGGATATCCACAATATGCTCTTTAGTGCCGCCGCCGTTCCTTGTGGCCACAGTAAAGTACACATTCTCCGCAACATATTTTTGGCAGAAACGATCAATGCCTTTGAAGTCATCAAGAGCAAAGAAACTTCTATGCCCGCATGGGATTGCTCTCAATTCAACTTGTCCTTCGCAATACTTAAATAATTCCGTCAAAAATTCTTTTCGGCTTATTGCCTTCATTTCCAGCCCTCACAACAAAATTTACTTCGACCACTTAACGCGTTTATTCGCCCCAAAAGAGCACAGACACCCCTGCACTGATGTCCCGTGAAACCTATGACAAGCAACGTTTAGGGCCTCCAGAAAGTCATACATGAGTTCAGGTGTTGCCCATCGTTTGCTGAACACCTGAAAGATCCAATCTAAAACCTGGCCCGGCGTATTGCATCGCTCAAGGTCTACCTCGTACTTATGTTGGCCTGTGTCGAGTGTGATCGTAAGGGTTCGCTCATTGATCTGTGCTGCGGAGCCATCTCGCAGTTTGCCTAATGGAGCCATCTCCGCTAATTGTTTAAAATTGATCGCCTGCATAAACTTTCCCCCCTTTCATTTCTGCAAAAACGAGAAGCCTATCCAGGTAATTTGAGAGCCTGGACGTGTAGGGTAGCGCCG
Encoded proteins:
- a CDS encoding AsnC family protein; its protein translation is MSTNTINDRRLLRLIDGGKSQAEAARIIGVSRQAVSKRLQELRGKTTKVIVAKKVEQITDCKIDAMAQLTKINSDANEILEL
- a CDS encoding helix-turn-helix domain-containing protein, giving the protein MELLDAKDVRRVLKVSLPLVYKLAEQGRLPCVRIPCPGKGTERTRTIVRFKPEDVFSFVEKHYRAG